Proteins from a genomic interval of Candidatus Palauibacter polyketidifaciens:
- a CDS encoding molybdopterin cofactor-binding domain-containing protein — protein sequence MATAEKYVGGGVPRKEDPKLLTGQGQFLEGLTLPGMLHAALVRSPHGSARINSVDVSAAAAAEGVVAAYSGADLAGEWAAGLPMAWPVTDDIRIPDHWPVAQDVARYVGDAVAVVVATSRNAALDAAELVEVDYEVLDAVVDVEAAVADGAPRVHESFDDNKSYTWALTNGEVDEAFAKADVVVKERYTQPRLIPNAMEPRAVVAQSVPSTGDFTVWSTTQIPHVAKVLFALTLGIPESQIRVIAPSDVGGGFGSKLNVYAEEALCIALARRLGKPVKWVAGRSEGYLATIHGRDQVQEIEIAATSDGDILGYRVHILAAMGAYLQLVAPGVPLLGAFLYCGCYGGEAYHFECTGVFTNTTPTDAYRGAGRPEATYAIERAIDSLAREVGVDPAEIRRRNFLPAGDMVQSPGGLAFDSADYEPALDRALELLDYDGFRSDQAERREGGGSRQIGVGFSSYVEICGLAPSQVLASLKYAAGGWDAATVRMLPTGKAEVVTGSSPHGQGHVTSWSQITADALGIPYEDVTVLHGDTHVAPHGMNTYGSRSLAVAGVAVHNACDRVVDKARGLAAHLLEVAPEDLEYEAGTFSVKGVPDRTKSMPELAFAAWTAHSLPEDSEPGLEASCVYDPPNFTFPFGTHVAVVEVDTETGAVDLVRYIAVDDCGPVINPVIVDGQVHGGVAQGIAAALYEEATYAEDGTLETSSMVNYLVPSAAEFPSFETDRTVTPSTSNPMGVKGIGEAGTIGSAPAVINAIVDALSHLGVTDVPMPASPERVWRAIQAAQGGEA from the coding sequence ATGGCGACGGCTGAGAAATACGTTGGCGGCGGGGTCCCACGGAAAGAGGATCCCAAGCTTCTCACGGGGCAGGGCCAGTTCCTGGAAGGCCTCACGCTGCCCGGCATGCTTCATGCGGCGCTCGTGCGGAGCCCGCACGGGTCTGCGCGCATCAACTCGGTGGACGTCTCCGCCGCCGCGGCCGCGGAGGGCGTGGTCGCGGCGTACAGCGGGGCCGACCTCGCCGGTGAATGGGCGGCGGGGCTGCCCATGGCGTGGCCCGTGACGGACGACATCCGGATCCCCGACCACTGGCCGGTGGCGCAGGATGTGGCGCGGTACGTGGGCGACGCGGTGGCGGTCGTGGTCGCCACGAGCCGCAACGCGGCGCTCGACGCGGCGGAACTCGTCGAGGTCGACTACGAGGTGCTCGACGCGGTCGTGGACGTGGAGGCGGCGGTGGCCGATGGCGCGCCGCGCGTACACGAGTCGTTCGACGACAACAAGAGCTACACCTGGGCGCTGACGAACGGCGAGGTGGATGAGGCGTTCGCGAAGGCGGATGTCGTCGTCAAGGAGCGCTACACGCAGCCGCGGCTCATCCCGAACGCGATGGAGCCGCGCGCGGTCGTCGCGCAGTCCGTCCCCTCGACGGGCGACTTCACCGTGTGGTCCACGACGCAGATTCCCCACGTCGCGAAGGTGCTGTTCGCGCTCACCCTCGGAATCCCCGAGTCGCAGATCCGCGTCATCGCGCCCTCCGACGTGGGCGGCGGCTTCGGCTCGAAGCTGAACGTGTACGCGGAGGAGGCGCTCTGCATCGCCCTCGCGCGCCGCCTGGGGAAGCCGGTCAAGTGGGTCGCTGGCCGCAGCGAGGGATACCTCGCCACGATTCACGGCCGGGACCAGGTCCAGGAGATCGAGATCGCGGCGACCTCCGACGGCGACATCCTCGGATACCGCGTCCACATCCTCGCGGCCATGGGCGCCTACCTGCAGCTCGTGGCGCCGGGTGTGCCGCTCCTGGGCGCCTTCCTCTACTGCGGCTGCTACGGCGGTGAGGCGTACCACTTCGAGTGCACGGGCGTGTTCACGAACACGACCCCGACGGACGCCTACCGGGGCGCGGGTCGGCCCGAGGCGACCTACGCCATCGAGCGGGCGATCGACTCGCTCGCGCGGGAAGTCGGCGTGGACCCGGCGGAGATCCGGCGCCGCAACTTCCTCCCGGCCGGCGACATGGTGCAGAGCCCGGGCGGGCTCGCCTTCGATTCGGCCGACTACGAGCCCGCGCTCGACCGGGCGCTGGAACTGCTCGACTACGACGGGTTCCGGAGCGACCAGGCGGAGCGCAGGGAGGGAGGGGGCAGCAGGCAGATCGGGGTCGGGTTCTCCTCCTACGTGGAGATCTGCGGGCTCGCGCCCTCGCAGGTGCTGGCTTCGCTGAAGTACGCAGCCGGCGGCTGGGATGCGGCCACGGTGCGCATGCTGCCGACCGGAAAGGCGGAAGTCGTGACGGGCAGTTCGCCGCACGGGCAGGGGCACGTGACCTCCTGGTCGCAGATCACGGCGGACGCGCTCGGGATTCCGTACGAGGACGTCACGGTCCTCCACGGGGACACGCACGTGGCGCCGCACGGGATGAACACCTACGGCAGCCGCAGCCTCGCGGTGGCCGGGGTCGCCGTGCACAACGCGTGCGACCGGGTGGTGGACAAGGCGAGGGGACTCGCGGCGCACCTGCTCGAGGTGGCGCCGGAGGACCTCGAGTACGAGGCGGGGACCTTCTCGGTGAAAGGGGTCCCGGACCGCACGAAGTCGATGCCGGAACTCGCCTTCGCGGCGTGGACGGCCCACAGCCTGCCGGAGGACTCCGAGCCCGGGCTTGAGGCGAGCTGCGTGTACGATCCGCCGAACTTCACCTTCCCCTTCGGGACGCACGTGGCCGTCGTCGAGGTGGATACGGAGACGGGCGCCGTGGATCTCGTCCGCTACATCGCGGTGGACGACTGCGGGCCGGTGATCAACCCCGTCATCGTGGACGGCCAGGTGCACGGCGGCGTGGCGCAGGGGATCGCGGCCGCGCTGTACGAGGAAGCGACGTACGCAGAGGACGGGACGCTCGAGACCTCGTCGATGGTCAACTATCTCGTGCCCTCCGCGGCGGAGTTCCCGTCCTTCGAGACGGATCGGACGGTGACGCCGAGCACGTCGAATCCCATGGGAGTGAAGGGGATCGGCGAAGCGGGGACGATCGGGTCCGCGCCGGCGGTGATCAACGCGATCGTGGATGCGCTCTCGCATCTCGGCGTGACGGACGTCCCGATGCCGGCGAGTCCGGAACGGGTGTGGCGAGCGATTCAGGCGGCCCAGGGAGGTGAGGCATGA
- a CDS encoding 2Fe-2S iron-sulfur cluster-binding protein, protein MKRISMTVNGVRHEADVEPRTLLVHFVREQLELTGTNVGCDTSSCGACTILMNGQSVKSCTVLAVQADGADVTTVEGLASNGDWHPVQKAFHENHGLQCGFCTPGMMMAAVGYLDENPAPTEDEVRLALEGNLCRCTGYHNIVKAVLAAADDMGS, encoded by the coding sequence ATGAAGCGCATCTCCATGACCGTGAACGGGGTTCGGCACGAGGCGGACGTCGAACCCCGCACCCTCCTCGTTCATTTCGTCCGCGAACAACTCGAACTGACCGGCACCAACGTGGGCTGCGACACGTCCTCGTGCGGCGCCTGCACGATTCTGATGAATGGTCAGTCGGTGAAGTCGTGTACCGTGCTCGCCGTCCAGGCGGACGGCGCGGACGTGACCACCGTCGAGGGGCTCGCGAGCAACGGCGACTGGCACCCGGTCCAGAAGGCGTTCCACGAGAACCACGGCCTGCAGTGCGGGTTCTGCACGCCGGGCATGATGATGGCCGCGGTGGGATATCTGGATGAGAACCCCGCGCCCACGGAAGACGAAGTCCGGCTCGCGCTGGAGGGCAACCTCTGCCGGTGCACCGGCTACCACAACATCGTCAAGGCGGTGCTCGCGGCCGCCGACGACATGGGCTCTTAG
- a CDS encoding SUMF1/EgtB/PvdO family nonheme iron enzyme gives MRRPTLVAAGVVLAVGACAPGPEEGLGGLSPRDSVGVAISDNESADAPFAGGAVHMADLMTPDSALTALPWGVAADPTAERVYVADVTGARVAVFDGAGAFVEAVGRAGEGPGEFRGVSALTLGPGGTLVALDARRGVLSRWSRDGEFAGEERLPASYWGPGFAVGEGAAAEWFATVGSTTADMSMDQTLAVHTPRGAEPVHVVRRELSLMELPCVSMPAPKVFAPDAVWASRGDTLWFVNGDGFRIDGYARGEVFASVRRAAAPAIPVTRAMAMASLSFGPGPYGGLMRQCGVTAAEVVDATGYEEVLSPIVGFTLDPTGGLWVSRRVRGLIPEVIDVMGPGGGYLGTLDIPAIPVGFVSPLRLVAVRPVPETGEIRVSLYEIGTDAAAAGGSGARDGRGPAAGSPPARIGSVLRGGSRQSSSAAASAPPRRPSEPNPAGLREFRDCDLCPVMVEMPPGGFVTGRAEGEDRRLGLDREPDRPEFSRERERPRVRIEFGHRFAIGKYEVTFDEWDRCVAAGGCDYRPEDRGWGRGDRPVIHVSYLDAEMYLAWLAEETGRPYRLPSSAEWEYAARAGTTTARWWGDEVGSGHAVCDECGLDWEVGSTAPTGSLPPNPWGLHDMLGNVSELAADCWTATYDEVPTDGSPVREASHHWSEGRCLRPTWRGGAFYHFRWTVRSAWRSGGSILATAEARHAHPQVGGGTGFRVALTFDAPTPDPAR, from the coding sequence ATGCGGCGCCCGACGCTCGTCGCAGCCGGTGTCGTCCTTGCGGTCGGCGCCTGCGCCCCGGGGCCGGAGGAAGGTCTCGGGGGCCTGTCGCCGCGCGACTCGGTCGGAGTAGCGATTTCCGACAACGAGTCCGCCGACGCGCCGTTCGCGGGCGGGGCGGTGCACATGGCGGACCTCATGACGCCGGACAGCGCGCTCACGGCGCTCCCCTGGGGAGTGGCCGCGGATCCGACGGCCGAGCGGGTCTACGTCGCGGACGTGACGGGCGCCCGGGTCGCCGTGTTCGACGGCGCGGGGGCCTTCGTGGAGGCAGTGGGACGGGCGGGAGAGGGTCCGGGCGAGTTCCGGGGCGTGTCCGCGCTGACGCTGGGGCCGGGGGGGACGCTCGTCGCGCTCGATGCGAGGCGGGGCGTGCTCAGCCGCTGGTCGCGGGACGGAGAGTTCGCGGGGGAGGAGCGGCTCCCCGCAAGCTACTGGGGCCCCGGCTTTGCGGTGGGCGAGGGCGCGGCGGCGGAATGGTTCGCGACCGTGGGTTCCACGACGGCGGACATGTCGATGGACCAGACGCTGGCGGTCCATACGCCCCGCGGAGCGGAACCGGTCCACGTCGTGAGGCGGGAACTGTCGCTCATGGAACTGCCGTGCGTGTCCATGCCCGCCCCGAAGGTGTTCGCGCCGGACGCGGTGTGGGCGAGCCGCGGCGACACGCTCTGGTTCGTGAACGGGGACGGGTTCCGGATCGACGGCTACGCGCGGGGAGAGGTCTTCGCCAGCGTGCGGCGGGCGGCGGCGCCGGCGATCCCCGTCACGCGAGCGATGGCGATGGCGTCGCTTTCGTTCGGCCCGGGCCCGTACGGGGGCCTCATGCGGCAGTGCGGCGTGACGGCCGCGGAAGTGGTCGACGCCACCGGATACGAGGAGGTGCTGTCTCCCATCGTCGGCTTCACGCTCGATCCGACGGGCGGGCTGTGGGTGTCGCGGCGGGTGCGTGGTCTCATCCCCGAGGTCATCGATGTGATGGGACCCGGAGGCGGATACCTGGGGACGCTCGACATCCCCGCCATCCCCGTCGGGTTCGTGTCGCCGTTGCGGCTGGTCGCCGTGCGGCCGGTGCCGGAGACGGGGGAGATCCGGGTGTCGCTGTACGAAATCGGGACGGACGCCGCGGCGGCCGGCGGATCGGGCGCCCGCGATGGCCGCGGGCCCGCCGCCGGGAGCCCGCCCGCTCGGATCGGGTCGGTACTGCGCGGCGGGTCCAGACAATCGTCCTCCGCCGCGGCGTCGGCCCCGCCCCGGCGCCCCTCGGAGCCCAACCCGGCGGGCCTGCGCGAGTTCAGGGACTGCGACCTCTGTCCGGTCATGGTGGAAATGCCGCCGGGAGGGTTCGTGACGGGGCGGGCCGAGGGAGAAGACCGGCGCCTGGGGCTCGACCGGGAGCCGGACCGGCCGGAGTTCAGCCGGGAGCGGGAGCGTCCCCGCGTGCGGATCGAGTTCGGACACCGGTTCGCCATCGGCAAGTACGAGGTGACGTTCGACGAGTGGGACCGCTGCGTGGCAGCGGGAGGATGCGACTACCGGCCCGAGGACAGGGGATGGGGGCGGGGCGACCGTCCCGTGATCCACGTCTCCTACCTCGACGCCGAGATGTACCTGGCCTGGCTGGCGGAGGAGACCGGCCGCCCGTACCGGCTGCCGAGCAGCGCCGAGTGGGAATACGCGGCCCGCGCCGGGACGACGACCGCCCGCTGGTGGGGAGACGAGGTCGGGAGCGGACACGCGGTGTGCGACGAGTGCGGCCTCGACTGGGAGGTGGGGTCCACCGCGCCCACGGGATCGCTGCCGCCGAACCCGTGGGGACTCCACGACATGCTGGGCAACGTGTCCGAACTCGCGGCCGACTGCTGGACGGCCACCTACGACGAGGTGCCCACCGACGGCTCACCCGTCCGCGAAGCGTCCCATCACTGGAGCGAAGGCCGCTGCCTGCGTCCCACCTGGCGGGGCGGCGCCTTCTACCACTTCCGCTGGACCGTACGCTCGGCGTGGCGCAGCGGCGGCAGCATTCTGGCCACCGCCGAAGCGCGCCACGCCCATCCGCAGGTCGGCGGCGGCACCGGCTTCCGCGTCGCCCTCACGTTCGACGCGCCGACCCCGGACCCGGCCCGCTAA
- a CDS encoding helix-turn-helix transcriptional regulator → MQATLSKRINELLVLAVLERGPAHGYQIALSVEERTGGAFSFQHGTLYPILHRLETDGHVRGTWGGKGRRRKTYELTDAGRAELAAGAAQLERQFRVLLELFGGTHAA, encoded by the coding sequence TTGCAGGCCACTCTCTCGAAGCGAATCAACGAGCTGCTCGTGCTCGCGGTCCTGGAGCGGGGACCCGCGCACGGATACCAGATCGCGCTCTCCGTGGAGGAACGGACGGGGGGCGCATTTTCGTTTCAGCACGGGACGCTCTACCCGATCCTGCACCGGCTCGAGACGGACGGGCACGTGCGCGGCACTTGGGGCGGGAAGGGCCGGCGGCGGAAGACTTACGAACTCACCGACGCAGGCCGGGCCGAACTCGCGGCGGGGGCCGCGCAACTCGAACGGCAGTTTCGGGTGCTGCTGGAACTCTTCGGGGGCACCCATGCGGCCTGA